Proteins found in one Amycolatopsis umgeniensis genomic segment:
- a CDS encoding NAD(P)H-quinone dehydrogenase, producing MTKIVIMGGGPAGYEAALVAAQHGADVTIVERDGLGGACVLYDCVPSKTFIASSGALANMHDLRELGINTDMADTSVDLPTVHGRVKGLALAQSADIRARVQREGVRVVIGQGRFDDEETGLATHKVAVTAHDGTVEILDADVVLISTGATPRVLPGAVPDGERILDWRQLYDLRELPEHLAVIGSGVTGAEFASAYTEMGVKVTVVSSRDRVLPHEDADAAAVLEEVFSQRGTTVAKQARADKVERTEKGVEIHLADGRVIEASHALMTVGSVPNTVDIGLEKVGIEPGPGGFIGVDRVSRTSAPGIYAAGDCTGVLMLASVASMQGRIAMWHALGEGVAPIKLKTVAANVFTHPEIATVGISQQAIDSGEVPARTIMLPLATNARAKMEGLRRGFVKLFCRPATGVVVGGVVVAPNASELILPIALAVQNQLTVEHLALTFSVYPSLSGSITEAGRQLMRHDDLD from the coding sequence GTGACCAAGATCGTGATCATGGGCGGAGGCCCCGCCGGTTACGAAGCGGCACTGGTCGCGGCCCAGCACGGAGCCGACGTCACCATCGTCGAACGCGACGGTCTCGGCGGCGCCTGCGTGCTCTACGACTGTGTTCCGTCGAAGACCTTCATCGCCTCCTCCGGCGCGCTCGCGAACATGCACGACCTTCGCGAACTCGGGATCAACACCGACATGGCCGACACGAGCGTCGACCTGCCGACCGTCCACGGCCGGGTGAAGGGCCTCGCGCTCGCGCAGTCCGCCGACATCCGCGCCCGTGTCCAACGCGAAGGCGTCCGCGTCGTCATCGGCCAGGGCCGGTTCGACGACGAGGAGACCGGCCTCGCCACGCACAAGGTCGCCGTCACCGCCCACGACGGCACCGTCGAGATCCTCGACGCCGACGTCGTCCTCATCTCGACCGGCGCCACCCCGAGGGTGCTGCCCGGCGCGGTACCGGACGGCGAGCGCATCCTCGACTGGCGTCAGCTCTACGACCTGCGCGAACTGCCCGAGCACCTGGCCGTCATCGGTTCGGGTGTCACCGGCGCCGAGTTCGCGTCGGCGTACACCGAGATGGGCGTCAAGGTCACCGTCGTGTCCAGCCGCGACCGCGTGCTCCCGCACGAGGACGCCGACGCCGCCGCCGTGCTCGAAGAGGTCTTCTCGCAGCGCGGCACGACCGTCGCCAAGCAGGCCCGCGCCGACAAGGTCGAGCGGACCGAAAAGGGCGTCGAGATCCACCTCGCCGACGGCCGCGTGATCGAAGCCAGCCACGCGCTGATGACCGTCGGTTCCGTGCCCAACACCGTCGACATCGGCCTGGAGAAGGTCGGCATCGAGCCCGGCCCCGGCGGCTTCATCGGCGTCGACAGGGTTTCCCGCACCAGCGCGCCCGGCATCTACGCCGCGGGCGACTGCACTGGAGTGCTCATGCTCGCCTCGGTGGCCAGCATGCAGGGCCGCATCGCGATGTGGCACGCGCTCGGCGAGGGCGTCGCGCCGATCAAGCTCAAGACCGTCGCCGCCAACGTGTTCACCCACCCCGAGATCGCGACCGTCGGCATCAGCCAGCAGGCGATCGACTCGGGTGAGGTGCCCGCCCGCACCATCATGCTCCCGCTCGCGACGAACGCCCGCGCGAAGATGGAAGGCCTGCGGCGCGGTTTCGTGAAACTGTTCTGCCGCCCTGCCACCGGCGTGGTCGTCGGCGGCGTGGTGGTGGCGCCGAACGCGAGCGAGCTCATCCTTCCCATCGCGCTCGCCGTCCAGAACCAGCTCACAGTGGAACACCTGGCACTGACATTTTCGGTGTACCCGTCGCTCTCGGGGTCGATCACCGAAGCGGGCCGCCAGCTGATGCGCCACGACGACTTGGACTGA
- a CDS encoding gamma-glutamylcyclotransferase encodes MPLYAAYGSNMEPAQMLERAPHSPMAGTGWLEGWRLTFGGEDIGWEGALATIVEDPGSRVFVVLYDVTPLDEDGLDRWEGGELGMHTKLRLRVQTMEGSVLPWLYVLDAYEGGLPSARYLGVLADAAEAAGAPADYVDALRTRPCQGISG; translated from the coding sequence GTGCCGTTGTATGCCGCGTATGGATCCAATATGGAGCCCGCCCAGATGTTGGAGCGCGCTCCGCACTCGCCGATGGCCGGCACCGGCTGGCTCGAGGGCTGGAGGCTGACCTTCGGCGGCGAGGACATCGGCTGGGAAGGCGCGCTGGCGACCATCGTCGAAGACCCGGGCTCCCGGGTCTTCGTGGTGCTGTACGACGTCACGCCGCTGGACGAGGACGGTCTCGACCGCTGGGAAGGCGGCGAGCTCGGCATGCACACCAAGCTCCGGCTGCGTGTACAGACCATGGAGGGCTCCGTCCTGCCCTGGCTGTACGTCCTGGACGCCTACGAGGGCGGGCTCCCGTCCGCGCGGTATCTCGGCGTTCTCGCCGACGCCGCCGAGGCGGCGGGCGCCCCCGCCGACTACGTCGACGCCCTCCGCACCCGCCCCTGCCAGGGCATCAGCGGCTGA
- the glpK gene encoding glycerol kinase GlpK: MTSYVAAIDQGTTSTRCMIFDHSGRVVAVDQREHEQIFPKAGWVEHNAEEIWENTRAVAAGALAKGDLVANDIIAVGITNQRETTLVWDRTTGKPVYNAIVWQDTRTDKIVSDLGALGGGQERYRAKVGLPLATYFSGPKIKWILDNVDGARAKAEAGDLIFGNMDTWVLWNMTGGVDGGVHVTDPTNASRTMLMDLDTLAWDAEIAEEMTIPLAMLPEIRSSSEEYGKVREKGALAGVPISGILGDQQAATFGQACLSPGEAKNTYGTGNFMLLNTGTEKVMSDNGLLTTVCYKIGSNDTVYALEGSIAVTGSLVQWLRDNLGLIGSAAEVEQHALTVEDNGGAYFVPAFSGLFAPYWRSDARGAIVGLTRFVNKGHISRAVLEATAFQSREVIDAMNADSGVPLKSLKVDGGMVVNELLMQFQADILGVPVIRPVVNETTALGAAYAAGLAVGFWKSEDDIRNNWAQDKQWDPSMDEARRESEYRNWKKAVTKTFDWVEGGD, encoded by the coding sequence ATGACTTCGTACGTAGCCGCGATCGACCAGGGCACCACGTCGACCCGCTGCATGATCTTCGACCACTCCGGCCGTGTGGTCGCCGTCGACCAGCGGGAACACGAGCAGATCTTCCCGAAGGCGGGCTGGGTCGAGCACAACGCCGAAGAGATCTGGGAGAACACGCGGGCCGTCGCGGCGGGCGCGCTCGCCAAGGGGGACCTGGTCGCGAACGACATCATCGCGGTCGGCATCACCAACCAGCGCGAGACCACGCTGGTGTGGGACCGCACCACCGGCAAGCCGGTGTACAACGCGATCGTGTGGCAGGACACCCGCACCGACAAGATCGTCAGCGACCTGGGCGCGCTCGGCGGCGGGCAGGAGCGCTACCGCGCGAAAGTCGGCCTGCCGCTGGCGACCTACTTCTCCGGACCGAAGATCAAGTGGATCCTCGACAACGTTGACGGCGCCCGCGCGAAGGCCGAAGCGGGCGACCTGATCTTCGGCAACATGGACACCTGGGTGCTGTGGAACATGACCGGCGGGGTCGACGGCGGCGTGCACGTCACCGACCCGACCAACGCCTCGCGGACCATGCTGATGGACCTCGACACGCTGGCCTGGGACGCCGAGATCGCCGAAGAGATGACGATCCCGCTGGCGATGCTCCCGGAGATCCGGTCTTCCTCGGAGGAGTACGGCAAGGTCCGCGAGAAGGGCGCGCTGGCCGGGGTCCCGATCTCGGGCATCCTGGGCGACCAGCAGGCGGCGACCTTCGGGCAGGCGTGCCTCTCGCCGGGTGAAGCGAAGAACACCTACGGCACCGGCAACTTCATGCTGCTCAACACCGGCACCGAGAAGGTCATGTCGGACAACGGGCTGCTCACCACGGTCTGCTACAAGATCGGCTCGAACGACACGGTGTACGCGCTCGAGGGCTCGATCGCGGTCACCGGTTCGCTCGTGCAGTGGCTGCGGGACAACCTCGGCCTGATCGGCTCCGCGGCCGAGGTCGAGCAGCACGCCCTCACCGTCGAGGACAACGGTGGCGCGTACTTCGTGCCGGCGTTCTCGGGCCTCTTCGCGCCGTACTGGCGCTCCGACGCCCGCGGCGCGATCGTCGGCCTCACCCGGTTCGTCAACAAGGGGCACATTTCGCGGGCGGTCCTGGAGGCGACGGCGTTCCAGTCGCGCGAGGTGATCGACGCGATGAACGCCGATTCCGGTGTCCCGCTGAAGTCGCTGAAGGTCGACGGCGGCATGGTCGTCAACGAACTGCTCATGCAGTTCCAGGCCGACATCCTCGGCGTGCCCGTGATCCGCCCGGTGGTCAACGAGACCACCGCGCTCGGCGCGGCTTACGCGGCCGGGCTCGCGGTGGGCTTCTGGAAGAGCGAAGACGACATCCGCAACAACTGGGCGCAGGACAAGCAGTGGGACCCGTCGATGGACGAGGCCCGCCGCGAGTCGGAGTACCGCAACTGGAAGAAGGCCGTCACGAAGACCTTCGACTGGGTCGAGGGCGGAGACTGA
- a CDS encoding endonuclease domain-containing protein yields the protein MIDWGGRHGAVSRSEADRVLGRRMVLEGLATGVLAQPWRGVVVHAADALKLTTRAEAALLAVGRPATLSGATSLALHGISAVDDTRIHVSVPYSRRIKSKPGLIVHQADFRPSDVVELDGLTTFSLDLALADFLCRGDKRTALAALDEAMRGLTPDHVRVLRENVRDRLADRRDQRGIHRSLLLLDMATGKAESPPESILRLIVVEAGFPIPEVQYEITTIEGRKLYVLDMAWPSLRIALEYDGFASHEERRDHDAERDARMAGRGWVTIRASAADLRDPRRLLAELARAFEKRAVA from the coding sequence ATGATCGACTGGGGAGGACGGCATGGGGCGGTCTCGCGTAGTGAGGCTGACAGGGTTCTTGGGCGCCGAATGGTCCTTGAAGGATTGGCCACAGGCGTCCTCGCCCAGCCTTGGCGGGGAGTGGTCGTCCATGCCGCCGACGCGCTCAAACTGACCACACGGGCTGAGGCAGCCCTGCTGGCGGTGGGACGACCTGCCACCTTGTCAGGAGCTACATCCCTTGCGCTGCACGGGATTTCGGCCGTCGACGACACGAGAATCCATGTGTCGGTCCCTTACTCGCGACGGATCAAGTCGAAGCCAGGGCTGATTGTCCACCAGGCTGATTTCCGGCCTTCCGATGTCGTCGAGCTCGACGGCCTCACCACGTTCTCGCTGGATTTGGCTTTGGCTGACTTCCTCTGCCGTGGGGACAAGCGGACCGCGCTCGCCGCGCTGGACGAGGCGATGCGCGGACTTACGCCGGACCACGTCCGGGTCCTGCGGGAGAACGTTCGGGACCGTCTCGCGGACCGTCGCGACCAGCGAGGTATCCACAGGTCGCTCCTGCTGCTCGACATGGCGACCGGCAAGGCGGAATCCCCGCCGGAAAGTATCCTCCGATTGATCGTCGTCGAGGCGGGATTCCCGATACCGGAGGTCCAGTACGAGATCACCACGATCGAGGGACGCAAGCTGTACGTCCTCGACATGGCCTGGCCGTCGCTGCGGATCGCTCTGGAGTACGACGGCTTCGCTTCCCACGAGGAGCGTCGCGACCACGACGCCGAGCGGGACGCACGAATGGCCGGACGGGGGTGGGTCACGATCCGGGCGTCCGCGGCGGACCTCCGTGATCCCCGACGTCTGCTGGCCGAGTTGGCCAGAGCGTTCGAAAAGCGCGCGGTCGCGTGA
- a CDS encoding class F sortase gives MKATWMRGRRAPLVLAVVLLAVLATLAFVLSGPGETGQTAAPQAVTSQPETPSVEPSESDAPADGGAAVEGMPKAEPVSIDVPKIEAKSSLVPLGLNEDNTVEVPPVTQPMQAGWYENGPTPGEVGPSVILGHVDGNKQKGIFFRLKELAPGDKVSIARKDGKTAEFAVTKVEKVAKDKFPTDAVYGDTTAPELRLITCGGVFDKASHNYLDNIIVFARLIQR, from the coding sequence ATGAAGGCGACATGGATGCGAGGACGACGGGCGCCGCTGGTGCTCGCGGTCGTCCTGCTGGCCGTACTGGCGACGCTGGCGTTCGTCCTGTCCGGTCCTGGGGAGACCGGCCAGACCGCGGCGCCGCAGGCCGTCACGAGCCAGCCGGAGACGCCGTCGGTCGAGCCGAGCGAGTCCGACGCGCCCGCTGACGGGGGTGCCGCCGTCGAGGGGATGCCGAAGGCGGAGCCGGTCTCGATCGACGTGCCGAAGATCGAGGCGAAGTCCAGTCTGGTCCCGCTGGGGCTCAACGAGGACAACACCGTCGAGGTGCCGCCGGTGACCCAGCCGATGCAGGCGGGCTGGTACGAGAACGGGCCGACTCCGGGGGAGGTCGGGCCTTCGGTGATCCTCGGGCACGTCGACGGGAACAAGCAGAAGGGCATCTTCTTCCGGCTGAAGGAGCTGGCGCCCGGCGACAAGGTCTCGATCGCCCGCAAGGACGGCAAGACGGCCGAGTTCGCGGTCACGAAGGTCGAGAAGGTGGCGAAGGACAAGTTCCCCACCGACGCGGTCTACGGCGACACGACCGCGCCGGAACTGCGGCTCATCACCTGCGGCGGGGTCTTCGACAAGGCGTCGCACAACTATCTCGACAACATCATCGTCTTCGCTCGGCTGATCCAGAGGTGA
- a CDS encoding aquaporin yields the protein MSVGAIFVWELLGTAVLILLGNGVVANHVLRKNNGHGGGVVMITLGWAFAVFAGASIAAPSGAHLNPAVTLGLAIADKTKWADVPIYFAGQMVGAILGAVLCWAAYKLQFDDHPQRNETLGIFSTAPQIPNKAWNLVTEIIGTFVLVAWILLSPVYANASGEGGTPNFGNSALGYAGVAFVVLVIGQSLGGPTGYAINPARDLGPRIAYAFLLPIKNKANPNWGYSWVPVAGPLIGGALAALLFLAVHNLT from the coding sequence GTGAGTGTGGGAGCCATATTCGTCTGGGAGTTGCTGGGAACGGCGGTCCTGATCCTGTTGGGTAACGGCGTGGTCGCCAACCACGTGTTGCGCAAGAACAACGGCCACGGTGGTGGCGTCGTGATGATCACTCTCGGGTGGGCGTTCGCGGTCTTCGCCGGTGCGAGCATCGCCGCGCCGAGCGGTGCGCACCTCAACCCCGCGGTGACACTGGGACTCGCCATCGCGGACAAGACGAAGTGGGCGGACGTCCCGATCTACTTCGCCGGGCAGATGGTCGGCGCGATCCTCGGCGCCGTGCTCTGCTGGGCGGCCTACAAGCTGCAGTTCGACGACCACCCGCAGCGGAACGAGACGCTCGGCATCTTCTCGACCGCGCCGCAGATCCCGAACAAGGCCTGGAACCTCGTCACCGAGATCATCGGCACCTTCGTGCTGGTCGCGTGGATCCTGCTCAGCCCGGTCTACGCCAACGCGTCAGGTGAAGGCGGCACGCCGAACTTCGGCAACTCCGCGCTCGGCTACGCGGGTGTAGCGTTCGTCGTGCTGGTCATCGGCCAGTCCCTCGGTGGCCCGACCGGTTACGCCATCAACCCGGCCCGAGACCTCGGCCCCCGTATCGCGTACGCGTTCCTGCTGCCCATCAAGAACAAGGCCAACCCGAACTGGGGCTACTCCTGGGTCCCGGTCGCCGGCCCGCTGATCGGCGGCGCCCTGGCCGCCCTGCTGTTCCTCGCCGTCCACAACCTGACCTGA